The window AAAGGCGCGAGTGTTGAACTCGCGCCTTTTTTCATACTCCAAGGCTAGGAGAGAGGCGGAAAGATTCCGCTTGTGATGGTCAGGAGGTTCACGTGAACAAGTCGTTGCTGGTGGGTGCGGTATTGGGTGCTGTCGGTGTCACCGCCGGAGGTGCTGTTGCGACCTACAGCATGGTGAAGAGCGGCCCTGAGTATGCGCAAGTGTTGGCGGTCGAGCCGGTGAAAACCCAGGTCAAGACGCCGCGCGAAGTCTGCAAGGATGTCGCTGTGACCCGGCAGAAGCCGGTGCAGGACGAGCACCGCCTGGCCGGCACCGCGATCGGTGCTGTCGGTGGTGGCCTGCTCGGCAGCCTGGTCGGTAATGGCCGTGGCAAGACCCTGGCGACCGTAGTCGGCGCCGTGGGCGGTGGTTATGCGGGGAACAAGGTGCAGGAGGGCATGCAGGAGCGTGACACCTACACCACGACCCAGACCCGCTGCAACACGGTCAACGATATCAGTGACAAGGTGGTCGGCTACGACGTGCGTTACCAGCTCGACGGCAAGGAAGGTCGGGTGCGCATGGATCGTGATCCCGGCAACCAGATCCCGGTGGACAAGGAAGGTCGCCTGATCCTGAGCCAGGCGCCAGCGCAGCCGGGCCAGTAATCGCAGGCACAAAAAAAGCACCCCTCGGGGTGCTTTTTTCGTTCTGGCGTCTTAGCGTTTCAGCGAAGCCGGCAGGTGTGGCTGGATGGCTGTCAGTACAGCCTTGAAGCACTTGGTGTTGCCGGCAACGATGTGGCCTTTCTCGAGGAAGTCGTGACCGCCGGTGAAGTCGCTCACCAGGCCGCCCGCTTCCTGGATCAGCAGGGCGCCAGCGGCCATGTCCCACTCGGACAGGCCCGACTCCCAGAAGGCGTCGAAACGACCGGCGGCCACGTAGGCCAGGTCCAGGGCGGCGGAGCCGGCGCGGCGGATGCCGGCGGTCTGGCCAACCAGGGCGCGGAACATGCCCAGGTAGTTGTCCAGGTTGTCCATCTGGTCGTCACGGAACGGGAAGCCGGTACCCAGCAGGGCGCCGTCGAGGCTGGTGCGTGGGCTGACGCGCAGGCGGCGGCCGTTCAGCTGGGCGCCGCGGCCACGGCTGGCGGTGAATTCTTCCTGGCGAACCGGGTCGAGAACAACGGCGTGCTCCAGGCGACCACGGTATTTGCAGGCGATGCTGACCGAGAAGTGGGGAATGCCGCGCAGGAAGTTGGTGGTGCCATCGAGTGGGTCGATGATCCACAGGTAGTCTTCGCCTTCGCCGCTGCCAGCGTGGAAGCCGGTTTCTTCGCCGCGGATGGCGTGGGTTGGGTACGCCTTGCGCAGGGCGTCGATGATTTTCTGCTCGGCGGCACGATCGACCTCGGACACGTAGTCCTTGGCGTCTTTTTCGTCGACCTTGATGGTATCCAGGCGCTCGATGGAGCGGAAGATCAATTCACTGGCGGCGCGGGCGGCGCGCAGCGCGATATTCAGCATGGGCTGCATGGACATTTCACCTAGAGTGTTAAAGAAAGCCGAACATTCTAACAGAAAAGTCTTGCGGGTGAAGGATGACATTCGGTTTCGTGGCGCAAACCCGAGTGCTTCTGTAAGATTTGCTCCCCTTTGCCCTGTCCGAGAGCGGTTTGTCGTGCTGCAAAATATTCGTATCGTCCTGGTCAACACCAGCCATCCGGGCAATATCGGCGGGGCTGCGCGAGCCATGAAGAACATGGGGCTGTCGCGCCTGGTGCTGGTCGAGCCGCGGGTTTTTCCTTCCGCGGAAGCCGACGCACGGGCCTCCGGGGCCACCGATATCCTTGAAAACGCCGAAGTCGTCGCCACCTTGGAGCAGGCGTTGGCCGGTTGCACCCTGGTGCTGGGCACCAGTGCCCGGGATCGCAGCCTGCCGTGGCCGATGCTGGAGCCGCGCGAGTGCGGGGTGAAGGTGGTCGAGGAGGCCGGGCAGGGGGCGCAGATCGCCCTGGTGTTCGGTCGTGAGGATTCCGGCCTGACCAATGACGAGCTGCAGCGATGTCACTACCACGTGCATATCCCGTCGGATCCCGGCTTCAGCTCGTTGAACCTGGCGGCCGCGGTGCAGGTGCTGAGTTATGAGGTGCGCATGGCCTGGCTGGCGCTGGAAGGCCAGCCGCACAAGGCCGGGAAGGAGGAGGCGGGCGAGGAGCTGGTCACCATGGATGAGCTGGAGCGCTTCTATGAGCATCTGGAGCAGACCCTGGTGGCTATCGGGTTCCTCGATCCGCAGAAGCCCCGGCACCTGATGGCGCGCCTGCGCCGGCTGTATGGCCGCAGCTCGGTCAGTCGAGTGGAAATGAATATTTTGCGTGGCATCCTCACGGAAACCCAGAAAGCGGCCCGTGGTGAGCTCCTCAAGCGGAAGGAATGATGATGTTCGAGCGTTTGCGTGAAGATATCCAGAGCGTGTTCCATCGTGACCCGGCGGCACGCAATGCCTTTGAGGTGCTGACCTGCTACCCGGGCATGCATGCCATCTGGCTGCACCGCCTGAGTCATGGCCTGTGGGTGCGCAACTGGAAGTTGTTGGCGCGGGTGGTGTCGAACTTCGGTCGCTGGCTGACCGGTATCGAGATTCATCCCGGGGCCAAGGTCGGGCGGCGCTTCTTCATCGATCATGGCATGGGTATCGTGATCGGTGAAACCGCCGAGATTGGCAATGACGTGACCATCTACCAGGGCGTGACCCTGGGGGGTACCAGCTGGAACAAGGGCAAGCGCCATCCGACGCTGGAAGATGGCGTGGTGGTGGGGGCTGGCGCCAAGGTGCTGGGGCCGTTCACGGTCGGTGCCGGGGCGAAGGTCGGTTCCAATGCGGTGGTGACCAAGGCTGTGCCGCCGGGCGCCACGGTGGTCGGCATTCCCGGGCGCATCATCATGAAGTCCGACGACGAGCAGGAGGCCAAGCGCAAGGCGATGGCCGAGAAGCTCGGTTTCGATGCCTACGGTGTCAGTGGTGACATGCCGGATCCGGTGGCGCGGGCTATCGGGCAGATGCTCGATCACCTGCAGGCGGTCGATGGGCGTCTGGAGGGGATGTGCGGCGCGCTGAAGGACCTGGGCAGCAACTACTGCGCCAAGGACCTCCCTGAGTTGCATTGCGAAGGCTTTGCCGAGGTGAAAGCCGAAGACGAGGCCAAGGCCGGCTGATTTGTATCGGGCTCCCGGGCCCATT of the Pseudomonas vanderleydeniana genome contains:
- a CDS encoding glycine zipper 2TM domain-containing protein encodes the protein MNKSLLVGAVLGAVGVTAGGAVATYSMVKSGPEYAQVLAVEPVKTQVKTPREVCKDVAVTRQKPVQDEHRLAGTAIGAVGGGLLGSLVGNGRGKTLATVVGAVGGGYAGNKVQEGMQERDTYTTTQTRCNTVNDISDKVVGYDVRYQLDGKEGRVRMDRDPGNQIPVDKEGRLILSQAPAQPGQ
- the suhB gene encoding type III secretion system regulator SuhB is translated as MQPMLNIALRAARAASELIFRSIERLDTIKVDEKDAKDYVSEVDRAAEQKIIDALRKAYPTHAIRGEETGFHAGSGEGEDYLWIIDPLDGTTNFLRGIPHFSVSIACKYRGRLEHAVVLDPVRQEEFTASRGRGAQLNGRRLRVSPRTSLDGALLGTGFPFRDDQMDNLDNYLGMFRALVGQTAGIRRAGSAALDLAYVAAGRFDAFWESGLSEWDMAAGALLIQEAGGLVSDFTGGHDFLEKGHIVAGNTKCFKAVLTAIQPHLPASLKR
- the trmJ gene encoding tRNA (cytosine(32)/uridine(32)-2'-O)-methyltransferase TrmJ, which gives rise to MLQNIRIVLVNTSHPGNIGGAARAMKNMGLSRLVLVEPRVFPSAEADARASGATDILENAEVVATLEQALAGCTLVLGTSARDRSLPWPMLEPRECGVKVVEEAGQGAQIALVFGREDSGLTNDELQRCHYHVHIPSDPGFSSLNLAAAVQVLSYEVRMAWLALEGQPHKAGKEEAGEELVTMDELERFYEHLEQTLVAIGFLDPQKPRHLMARLRRLYGRSSVSRVEMNILRGILTETQKAARGELLKRKE
- the cysE gene encoding serine O-acetyltransferase, translated to MFERLREDIQSVFHRDPAARNAFEVLTCYPGMHAIWLHRLSHGLWVRNWKLLARVVSNFGRWLTGIEIHPGAKVGRRFFIDHGMGIVIGETAEIGNDVTIYQGVTLGGTSWNKGKRHPTLEDGVVVGAGAKVLGPFTVGAGAKVGSNAVVTKAVPPGATVVGIPGRIIMKSDDEQEAKRKAMAEKLGFDAYGVSGDMPDPVARAIGQMLDHLQAVDGRLEGMCGALKDLGSNYCAKDLPELHCEGFAEVKAEDEAKAG